A DNA window from Streptococcus mutans contains the following coding sequences:
- the serC gene encoding 3-phosphoserine/phosphohydroxythreonine transaminase, giving the protein MTIYNFSAGPAVLPKPVLEKAQTEFLDYNHSGMSVMELSHRSKDFDDIIKDAEKLLRDLMAIPDNYKVMFLQGGASTQFSMLPLNLAQGRKAYYVVAGSWGKKAYAEAVKLSKTIPFEPILLASSEETTYDHIPEIDSAKIDKDAAYVHITTNNTIEGTSIYDLPETHGVPIVADMSSNILAVRYNVADFGLIYAGAQKNIGPAGVTIVIVREDLLNDEPVLSSMLDYRIQAEAGSLYNTPPTYGIYIAKLVFEWLKELGGVDEMEKINREKSGLLYDFIEQSDFYTSPVKSPKDRSVANIPFVTPSKDLDAKFVKEADALGFKNIKGHRSVGGMRASLYNAFPRQGVLDLIDFMKKFEAENK; this is encoded by the coding sequence ATGACAATTTATAATTTTTCTGCAGGTCCTGCAGTCTTGCCAAAACCAGTTCTTGAAAAAGCTCAGACTGAATTTCTAGATTACAATCATTCTGGCATGAGTGTTATGGAATTATCCCATCGTTCCAAAGATTTTGATGACATCATTAAAGATGCCGAAAAATTACTTCGTGACTTGATGGCTATTCCTGATAATTACAAGGTCATGTTCTTGCAAGGCGGAGCTTCGACACAATTTTCTATGTTACCACTTAATCTTGCACAGGGACGTAAAGCTTATTATGTGGTTGCAGGATCCTGGGGGAAAAAAGCATATGCAGAAGCTGTAAAATTGTCCAAAACGATTCCTTTTGAACCAATCCTTCTGGCTTCATCAGAAGAGACAACTTATGATCATATCCCAGAAATTGATTCTGCGAAGATTGATAAAGATGCTGCTTATGTGCATATTACGACTAATAATACCATTGAAGGAACTTCTATCTATGATCTTCCTGAAACGCATGGTGTGCCAATTGTAGCTGATATGTCTTCCAATATTTTAGCAGTTCGTTATAATGTCGCTGACTTTGGCTTGATTTATGCAGGAGCACAAAAGAATATTGGACCTGCTGGGGTTACGATTGTTATTGTTCGTGAAGATCTACTCAATGACGAGCCCGTTCTTTCTAGTATGTTAGATTATCGTATTCAAGCTGAAGCTGGTTCGCTTTATAATACACCACCAACTTACGGTATTTATATTGCTAAACTTGTCTTCGAATGGCTTAAAGAACTTGGTGGCGTTGATGAAATGGAAAAAATCAATCGTGAAAAATCAGGCCTTCTTTATGATTTCATTGAACAGTCAGATTTTTATACTAGTCCTGTCAAGAGTCCTAAAGATCGCTCAGTAGCCAATATCCCATTTGTGACACCATCTAAGGATTTGGATGCTAAATTTGTCAAGGAAGCTGATGCGCTTGGTTTCAAGAATATCAAAGGTCACCGAAGTGTTGGCGGTATGCGTGCCAGTCTTTACAATGCCTTTCCACGTCAAGGTGTTTTAGATTTGATTGACTTCATGAAGAAATTTGAAGCAGAAAACAAATAA
- a CDS encoding ammonium transporter — protein sequence MDSGSIAFIIICSALVFLMTPGLAFFYGGLGRRKNVINTMMMAVVPLALASLLWVVVGYSLSFSGVGKVFGDFSHVFLNGVKEGASSRGLTIPDTLFSGFQMMFSIITVAILTGAVAGRMRFTPLVIFIIFWLLLVYYPFAHMVWDDGLLAKWGTLDFAGGDVVHITSGVSGLVLALVVGKRRDYDRLDYRPHNIPFVLLGAGLLWFGWFGFNAGSALAANGLAVHALLTTHISAAAAMFSWLLLEKYLNGKPSLVGGSTGLVAGLVAITSGAGFVPLWSSLLIGLMVSPLCYFAIAVLKSKFGYDDALDAFGCHGIGGIFGGIVTGLFTTPHLALDKSNIGLIYGNARLFLVILAAILFTIIWSALISFLIIKVISLFMPIRVSDREEATGLDDKEHGETAYPTFMGLDS from the coding sequence ATGGATTCAGGATCTATAGCATTTATTATCATTTGTTCTGCGCTTGTTTTTTTAATGACACCGGGTTTAGCCTTTTTCTATGGAGGCTTGGGACGCCGCAAGAATGTCATCAATACAATGATGATGGCAGTTGTGCCACTTGCTTTGGCCTCGCTTTTGTGGGTAGTTGTAGGTTATTCCTTATCTTTTAGTGGTGTTGGAAAAGTATTTGGTGATTTTTCACATGTCTTTTTGAATGGTGTGAAGGAAGGAGCAAGTAGTAGAGGGTTAACAATACCAGATACCTTATTTTCTGGTTTTCAAATGATGTTTTCTATCATTACAGTAGCTATTTTGACAGGTGCTGTTGCAGGAAGGATGCGTTTCACTCCTTTAGTTATTTTTATTATCTTTTGGTTACTTTTAGTCTATTATCCTTTTGCACACATGGTTTGGGATGATGGTCTATTAGCGAAATGGGGGACGCTTGATTTTGCCGGTGGTGATGTTGTCCACATTACATCAGGCGTTTCGGGGCTGGTATTAGCCTTGGTAGTCGGTAAACGTCGCGATTATGACCGTCTGGATTATCGTCCACATAATATTCCCTTTGTTCTTTTGGGAGCAGGTCTACTCTGGTTTGGTTGGTTTGGGTTTAATGCAGGTTCCGCTTTAGCTGCTAATGGTTTGGCTGTTCATGCTTTGTTGACAACTCATATTTCAGCTGCCGCTGCTATGTTCTCATGGCTGCTACTTGAAAAATATTTAAATGGTAAACCTTCCTTAGTAGGCGGTTCAACTGGTTTAGTCGCAGGCTTAGTTGCCATTACATCAGGTGCAGGCTTTGTACCCTTATGGAGCTCTTTGTTGATAGGACTCATGGTTAGTCCTCTATGTTATTTTGCTATCGCTGTGTTGAAAAGTAAATTTGGTTATGATGATGCCTTGGATGCTTTTGGCTGTCATGGTATAGGTGGTATTTTCGGAGGGATTGTAACAGGACTTTTTACAACACCTCATCTGGCTTTAGATAAATCCAATATTGGTCTTATTTATGGTAATGCAAGATTATTTTTAGTTATTCTGGCAGCTATTCTTTTTACGATTATTTGGTCAGCTCTGATTAGTTTTTTAATTATAAAAGTTATTTCCCTTTTCATGCCAATTCGTGTCAGTGATAGAGAAGAAGCTACTGGACTTGACGACAAAGAGCATGGAGAAACTGCGTATCCAACCTTTATGGGACTTGATTCTTAG
- the ricT gene encoding regulatory iron-sulfur-containing complex subunit RicT, with protein sequence MIEVIGIKYEETDSISYVLPDRTYQKDDFLVVQNRKGSRLAQVVQENFAMSADKLPDIEQIDKVLRKAEQADIETYQNNLILAEESFAKVNALIQKNQLEMKLIDIVFPLERRQVLITFVAEHRVDFRQLLKDLANFFKARIELHQINSREESKIYGGLGPCGRALCCSSFLGEFPPVSIKMAKNQNLSLNSGKTTGVCGRLMCCLSFEDDFYRESKEKFPDLGTKVNTQNGQGIIAGIDVISETVKVRFEETPGLLTYALEEVKING encoded by the coding sequence ATGATAGAAGTAATTGGTATCAAATACGAAGAAACGGATAGCATTAGTTATGTACTGCCTGATCGGACCTATCAAAAGGATGATTTCCTTGTCGTTCAGAATCGTAAGGGAAGCCGTTTAGCACAAGTTGTTCAGGAAAATTTTGCTATGTCAGCCGACAAGCTTCCAGACATAGAGCAAATAGATAAAGTTTTGAGAAAGGCAGAGCAAGCAGATATTGAGACTTATCAGAACAATTTAATTTTAGCAGAAGAAAGTTTTGCTAAAGTTAATGCACTTATCCAAAAAAATCAATTAGAAATGAAATTGATTGATATTGTTTTTCCTTTGGAACGTCGGCAAGTCTTGATTACCTTTGTTGCAGAGCATCGTGTTGATTTTCGTCAGCTCTTAAAAGATTTGGCCAATTTTTTTAAAGCAAGGATTGAATTACACCAAATCAATAGTCGTGAAGAAAGTAAAATTTATGGCGGTCTGGGTCCGTGCGGCCGTGCTCTTTGTTGCTCAAGCTTTCTTGGCGAGTTTCCGCCGGTTTCTATCAAAATGGCAAAGAATCAAAACTTATCTCTGAATTCTGGGAAAACAACAGGAGTCTGTGGCCGTCTTATGTGCTGTTTAAGTTTTGAAGATGATTTTTATCGTGAATCCAAAGAAAAATTTCCTGATTTAGGTACTAAGGTCAATACTCAAAATGGCCAAGGTATTATTGCTGGTATTGATGTTATTTCTGAAACTGTTAAGGTTCGTTTTGAAGAAACTCCTGGTCTTTTGACCTATGCATTAGAGGAGGTCAAGATCAATGGATAA
- a CDS encoding P-II family nitrogen regulator, with translation MKKIEAIIRSDKLEDLKAALVQSGFTKGMTISQVLGFGNQRGYTEYVRGQKITPTLLAKVKVEIVAHDAAVEEMITTISQAVKTGEVGDGKIFVSPVDEIVRIRTGERDGDAI, from the coding sequence ATGAAAAAAATAGAAGCTATTATTCGCTCTGATAAATTAGAAGATTTAAAAGCAGCCTTGGTTCAGTCAGGTTTTACCAAAGGAATGACTATTAGCCAAGTTCTAGGATTTGGGAATCAACGAGGTTATACAGAATATGTCCGTGGTCAAAAGATCACTCCAACGCTCTTAGCCAAAGTGAAAGTTGAAATTGTTGCTCATGATGCAGCAGTCGAAGAAATGATTACGACCATCAGCCAAGCAGTAAAGACAGGAGAAGTTGGTGATGGTAAGATATTTGTCAGTCCAGTTGATGAAATTGTTAGAATTCGTACAGGAGAACGTGATGGTGATGCCATTTAA
- the yabA gene encoding DNA replication initiation control protein YabA encodes MDKKDLFDVFDDFSQNLMETLAEAEALKKQVQDLVEQNASLRLENDKLRDRLSHFSQMEESDPSSKAISSRKENLENIYEDGFHICTFFYGQRRENNEDCAFCMELLYRE; translated from the coding sequence ATGGATAAAAAAGACTTATTTGATGTTTTTGATGATTTTTCACAAAATTTGATGGAAACGTTGGCTGAAGCGGAAGCCTTAAAGAAACAAGTGCAGGATTTAGTAGAGCAAAATGCGTCTTTACGTTTGGAAAATGATAAGCTAAGAGACCGTCTTAGCCATTTTAGCCAGATGGAAGAAAGTGATCCTAGCAGTAAGGCAATTAGTTCTAGAAAAGAAAACCTTGAAAACATTTATGAAGATGGTTTCCATATTTGCACTTTCTTTTATGGGCAAAGACGAGAAAATAATGAGGATTGTGCTTTCTGTATGGAATTGTTGTATCGAGAGTAG
- a CDS encoding GNAT family N-acetyltransferase, translating to MEIRQAFPNEVDVVMAVLSSAKQFLAESGSSQWQGENGYPNEDDVFDDILQGQAYVAVVGGQIVAYAAVIDGKDEAYDKIYDGKWQHNNYRYVTIHRLAVLRDFAGQGIAQTFLQGLIEGQAGSDFRIDTHKKNKAMRHIVEKLGFVYCGKVPIDGERLAYQKIKQNNENALYQEIDEADYHGF from the coding sequence ATGGAAATTAGACAAGCTTTCCCCAATGAAGTCGATGTCGTAATGGCAGTCCTCAGTTCTGCCAAGCAATTTTTAGCAGAATCAGGATCTAGTCAGTGGCAGGGTGAAAATGGTTACCCCAACGAAGACGATGTCTTTGATGACATTTTGCAGGGGCAGGCTTATGTGGCGGTTGTTGGTGGACAAATTGTGGCTTATGCTGCAGTCATTGATGGCAAAGATGAGGCTTATGACAAAATTTATGATGGCAAATGGCAGCACAACAACTATCGTTATGTCACCATCCATCGTCTAGCTGTCTTGCGAGATTTTGCGGGTCAAGGGATTGCTCAGACTTTCTTGCAGGGTCTGATTGAAGGTCAGGCTGGTTCAGATTTCCGTATTGATACGCATAAAAAGAACAAAGCTATGCGGCATATCGTTGAAAAATTAGGCTTTGTCTATTGCGGTAAAGTACCAATTGATGGTGAGCGTTTAGCTTATCAAAAAATCAAACAGAATAATGAGAATGCTCTCTATCAAGAAATTGATGAAGCAGATTATCATGGCTTTTAA
- the rsmI gene encoding 16S rRNA (cytidine(1402)-2'-O)-methyltransferase — translation MQVQKSFKEQTAYGKLYLVPTPIGNLQDMTFRSIAILKKVDYIAAEDTRNTGLLLKHFDISTRQLSFHEHNAFEKIPDLLKLLKSGNSLAQVSDAGLPSISDPGYDLVRAAIQEDIAVIALPGASAGITALIASGLAPQPHIFYGFLPRKSGQQKSFFEEKKYYPETQIFYESPYRVQETLENMLAVYGDRQIVLTRELTKLYEEYQRGNISEILTYIAENPLKGECLLLVSGYDHQEKEQQVSEVELKHLVEALVKEGMKPNQAIKKVAKENDFNRQELYQLYHELQ, via the coding sequence ATGCAAGTACAAAAAAGTTTTAAAGAACAAACAGCTTATGGGAAGCTTTATCTCGTGCCAACTCCTATTGGTAATCTTCAAGATATGACTTTTAGAAGTATTGCTATTTTAAAAAAGGTTGATTATATTGCGGCAGAAGATACCCGCAACACAGGACTCTTGCTGAAACACTTTGATATTTCAACACGTCAGCTTAGTTTTCATGAGCATAATGCTTTTGAAAAAATTCCTGATCTTCTGAAGCTCTTGAAATCTGGAAACTCTTTAGCTCAAGTATCTGATGCGGGTTTGCCAAGTATTTCTGACCCTGGATATGATTTGGTGCGAGCAGCTATTCAAGAAGATATAGCAGTTATAGCACTTCCGGGAGCTTCGGCTGGCATTACTGCTCTTATTGCTAGCGGTTTGGCTCCTCAACCTCATATTTTTTATGGTTTTTTACCACGCAAATCTGGTCAACAAAAGTCTTTTTTTGAGGAAAAAAAGTATTACCCAGAAACTCAAATTTTTTATGAATCGCCTTATCGGGTTCAGGAAACTTTAGAAAATATGCTGGCTGTCTATGGTGATAGACAGATAGTATTGACCAGAGAATTGACCAAACTTTATGAGGAATATCAAAGAGGAAATATTTCAGAAATCTTAACTTATATTGCAGAAAATCCTCTTAAGGGAGAATGCCTCTTACTGGTATCTGGCTATGATCATCAAGAAAAAGAGCAGCAGGTAAGTGAAGTTGAACTGAAACATTTGGTTGAAGCTTTAGTTAAAGAAGGTATGAAACCTAATCAAGCTATCAAAAAAGTAGCTAAAGAGAATGATTTCAATCGTCAAGAACTATATCAACTCTATCATGAATTACAGTAG